One genomic region from bacterium encodes:
- a CDS encoding isoprenyl transferase, giving the protein MPRFDTQKEKPKVPRFTRLPRHVAIIMDGNGRWAAARGKPRIFGHRRGMERAKDITRACGDLLIESLTLYAFSLDNWKRPKAEVDVLMRLLVKYLKSELGEMMYSNIRFRSLGERGMLPEAVRGAIVEDEEMTAKNTGLNLNLAVSYGGRSEILGAVNRLLEEERTGTLPEGLVDERAFDQMLYTAGQPEVDLLIRTSGELRVSDFLLWQIAYAELYLTGVFWPAFSREELYRALKDYEGRERRFGGVGTDVKR; this is encoded by the coding sequence ATGCCCCGTTTCGACACCCAGAAAGAGAAGCCCAAGGTTCCGCGCTTCACGCGGCTCCCGCGCCATGTGGCTATTATCATGGACGGCAACGGCCGTTGGGCCGCCGCTCGCGGCAAGCCGCGCATCTTCGGCCACCGCCGCGGCATGGAGCGGGCCAAGGACATCACCCGCGCCTGCGGCGACCTCCTCATCGAGTCGCTCACCCTGTACGCCTTCAGCCTGGACAACTGGAAGCGCCCCAAGGCCGAGGTGGACGTCCTGATGCGCCTGTTGGTCAAGTACCTCAAAAGCGAGCTCGGGGAGATGATGTACTCCAACATCCGCTTCCGGTCCCTCGGCGAACGGGGGATGCTCCCCGAAGCGGTGCGGGGGGCCATCGTCGAGGACGAGGAGATGACGGCCAAGAACACCGGGCTCAACCTCAACCTGGCGGTGAGCTACGGCGGACGGTCGGAGATTCTGGGCGCGGTCAACCGCCTGCTGGAGGAGGAGAGAACCGGGACGCTGCCCGAAGGCCTTGTGGACGAGCGCGCCTTCGACCAAATGCTCTACACCGCCGGTCAGCCCGAGGTGGACCTCTTGATTCGGACCTCGGGCGAGCTGCGCGTCTCCGATTTCCTGCTCTGGCAGATAGCCTACGCCGAGCTCTACCTCACCGGGGTCTTCTGGCCCGCGTTTTCCAGGGAGGAGCTCTACCGGGCGCTCAAGGACTACGAGGGACGGGAACGCCGCTTCGGCGGCGTCGGGACGGATGTAAAACGATGA